Proteins encoded in a region of the Anopheles ziemanni chromosome 2, idAnoZiCoDA_A2_x.2, whole genome shotgun sequence genome:
- the LOC131283118 gene encoding uncharacterized protein LOC131283118 encodes MGKANAVSAADEQEIAEARGSTLPDMLYDVLARAAITSIGQFVYKRVDNLLWTVEKTARWSLPQNPPIMTEKTAVTEKVAAAAGTEESEDAGTNISGPPLIRPLPWLLFLPALIVLRLIRTVLSMGARAIGRGPVLPATMVGFLQNKRRKLRALKYRGQRLQRISRLEVSSEESPQGIASSWLQRIILPLKMVICTRPYRATDLNSDVAHAVVFRKDQPSTAAQKRSVAVSKKRNLNQREAESDEEGASDEDSFEDAGYKELLDKYANVDDSSFNVDDISSPSDDSISSQSDADPSPKKPTLEADKKLNGGSQQAAVAPKPETLKRSASEHKNGIDASAGASKNSTSAKSINPPIRSQSAADLEKGNNAQSSASVGTDGNSSAATSSTTTPSKSIPNLTSSPENNENKPINHNIPGVVAGPPVKSPTPTSLKPLAKQSPTMSDVRNSFQQQKQTAFATKASHSGATAPQQQMNQQQQQHMTNGGKSRNKKPSTQSAA; translated from the exons ATGGGAAAAGCGAACGCAGTCAGTGCGGCAGACGAGCAG GAGATCGCCGAAGCGCGAGGTTCCACCCTTCCGGATATGCTGTACGATGTGTTGGCGCGGGCAGCGATTACTTCCATCGGGCAATTCGTGTACAAGCGCGTCGACAATCTGCTCTGGACGGTGGAGAAAACGGCTCGCTGGTCCCTGCCGCAGAATCCTCCGATCATGACGGAAAAGACGGCGGTCACCGAAAAGGTGGCGGCCGCCGCCGGAACCGAGGAAAGTGAAGACGCGGGAACAAACATTTCCGGTCCGCCACTGATACGGCCCCTGCCCTGGTTGCTCTTCCTCCCGGCGCTGATCGTACTGCGTCTGATCCGAACGGTTCTGTCGATGGGCGCGAGAGCGATCGGACGTGGTCCGGTGCTTCCGGCGACCATGGTGGGTTTTCTGCAAAACAAGCGACGAAAGCTACGCGCCCTGAAGTATCGCGGACAGCGACTGCAGCGTATCTCTCGGCTTGAGGTGTCCTCGGAGGAATCTCCACAGGGGATCGCTTCATCCTGGCTTCAGCGCATTATTCTGCCGCTAAAGATGGTCATCTGCACCCGGCCGTACCGGGCGACGGACCTCAACTCGGACGTGGCCCATGCCGTGGTGTTCCGTAAGGATCAGCCTTCGACTGCGGCACAAAAGCGATCCGTGGCCGTGTCGAAGAAGCGCAACCTGAACCAGCGTGAAGCCGAGAGCGACGAGGAGGGGGCCAGCGATGAAGATTCATTCGAAGATGCCGGATACAAGGAGCTGCTCGATAAGTACGCTAACGTTGACGATTCCAGTTTCAAC GTGGACGACATCTCATCGCCATCGGATGACTCCATCAGCTCGCAATCCGATGCTGATCCTTCGCCCAAGAAACCTACCCTCGAAGCGGACAAGAAGTTGAACGGAGGAAGCCAGCAGGCTGCGGTTGCACCGAAACCCGAGACTCTAAAGCGATCTGCAAGCGAACATAAGAATGGTATCGATGCGTCAgcgggtgcttcgaagaattCTACTAGCGCCAAATCGATCAATCCACCCATTCGGTCTCAATCGGCTGCTGACTTAG aaaagggaaacaacGCGCAATCTTCAGCATCGGTCGGAACGGACGGCAATAGTAGTGCGGCTACCAGCAGCACTACGACGCCTTCAAAGAGTATCCCTAACCTAACAAGCTCGCcggaaaacaatgaaaacaaaccgatcAATCACAACATCCCCGGGGTAGTGGCCGGCCCGCCCGTAAAGTCCCCTACTCCGACGTCACTGAAACCACTGGCCAAGCAATCGCCCACTATGAGCGACGTCCGGAACAGCTTCcagcagcaaaaacaaaccgctTTTGCCACCAAAGCGTCACATTCTGGTGCAACGGCCCCACAACAGCAAATGaatcaacaacagcagcaacatatGACCAATGGCGGGAAAAGTCGCAACAAGAAACCATCAACGCAGTCTGCTGCTTGA